From the Anaeromyxobacter dehalogenans 2CP-1 genome, the window CACCCCGCACAACCCCACGGGCCGGATCTACGGGCGCGCCGAGCTGGCGGGGCTGGCGGAGGTGCTGGAGCGCGCTTCGCGCCGGATCGGCCGCCGGGTCTTCCTCCTGTCCGATGAGCCCTATCGGCGCATCCGCTTCGACGGCCGGGCCTTCACCAGCCCGGCGGCCGTGTACCCGTGGACGCTCGTCTCCTACAGCTACGGCAAGGTCCTGCTGGCCCCGGGGCAGCGGCTCGGCTACCTGGCCCTCTCACCGCTGATGCCCGCCTCCGACCGTCAGCAGCTGCGCGACGTCATGTTCGCGAGCCAGATGGCGCTGGGCTGGTGCTTCCCGAATGCCGTCATGCAGTACGCGGTACCGCAGCTGGAGCCCCTCTCCATCGACGTGACGGCGCTGGCCCGCCGGCGCGATGCGCTGAGCGAGGCGCTGGGCCGGGCCGGCCACGGCGTCCTGCCGCCGGAGGGGACGTTCTACCTGTGGGCGCGGTGGTCGGGAGATCCCGTCCGCCAGTGGGAGGCCCTGGCCGACGAAGGGGTCTTCGTCATGCCGGGCACGCTCATGAAGCAGCCGGACTACTTCCGGATCAGCCTGACCGCGTCGGACGCGATGGTGGCGCAAGCGCTTCCATACCTGGCCCGGCGGGCGTGAGGACGCCGCCCGGCGGTCTATGGTGCGCGCACCAGCGCGACCACCGAAGGCGAGTAGGTGATGCAGCCGGCGCAGCACTTCCCGGGTGCGCCCTCCACAGGCGTGAGCTGAACGTCCTGCGAAACGTAGCCGGGCGCGGTGACCGTGACGCTGAAGACCGCATCGGGCAACTGCTCGGTGCCCGTCGTGCACCGGGTCGCCCCACCGGCGTCGGTACATGCCCAGGTCACGCTCCCGCCACTGACGGCCGCTCCGGGCACCACGCCGGAGCTCACGGAATCCGTGATCGTGAGGTCTCCCGACCGAGGACACGGCGAGCAGTTCACGTCCTGGCAAGCCTCGTCCTCGCAGCCGACCGTGCACAGCCCGAGGATCGAGAGCAGCGCGACGAGAGGGATTCGCATCGGGTCATCCTTGCGCCGACAGTGAAGTCCGTCAAGCCCTTTGGCCGTCACATCCGGCTCGGCACCGAGTTGCCTGGCGAGCGCGGGACGATCGGCGGCCGGTCCCGGATCACTTGACCGGCGATCGGCCTTCCTCGTCGATCAGCGCTGCTTCGGCGGGCGAGACGGTCCTCAGCCTCGTGAGGAGCGAGGCCGCGGCGTCCGCGTTCCCCGAGGCGCGGTAGGCGCGAATCAGGCTCGCCATGACCCACGGCTGGTCGGGCCGGAACCGGAGGCTCATGTCATACGCCTGGATGGCAAGGTCGTACTGGCCGCGGGCATGAGCGCCGTGACCCTTGGTGGACCACCAGGTGGCTGACCACGGGCAGGCGACGGTGACGCCAAACGCCAGCAGGATCAGGAGGATCGCTCCGGCCTTCGCCAGGCGTGGCCGCCTCCCCGTCGCGACGGCCTCCGCGGCGGCTGCTCCGAACAGGAGGCCGCCGAGGTGAGCCCCGTTCGCCACCTCGCGTGTCAGGACGATCCAGCATCCGACGAGACCTGCCGCGAACAGGATTCCGGTCTTCGTCGTGAAAGTCGCTCTCAGCTCGCCGCGCTTGCCCCTCGCCAGCCATCCGAAGCCGAACACGGCGAACACCATTCCGGAAGCGCCCACTCCGACGTCGTCGAAGATGGCCAGATGGAACGAAGAGCTCACGAACGCGGACGTGAGCAGGAGCAGCCCCATCGCGCGCGGTCCGAATGCGCCCTCGACCGCCCGCCCGAGCGTCCACAGCCAGTAGACGTTCAGCGCCAGGTGCGACAGGGCCTGGTGGATGAAGGCTGAAACGAGCAGCACCCAGGCCGCCCCGGACCAGACCTGGAACGCGTCGCCACGGTAGCCCCAGGACGCGAACGGCGCCTCGCCTGGCGTTGCGGAGATCACCGCGAAGAGTGCCACCATCGTGGCGCAGGCGGTGGCCGTGACCCACGGCACTCGGCGTCTCGAGGCCGGCCCCGTCGCAAGTGCTGGACGCGAGGTGCTCCCGGCGACCGGAGAGAGGGCTTCGGGAGCGTCCTGTCTCATGTCGTTGGCCCCCTGCCGGCCTCACGCCAATGGATTGGCCGCCACGGAGAGTATATGTGGCACCCAGGAACCGCAATCGTCTCCGCCGGTCACCTCGAGTGACTGGCGATCCGACGCGCAGTTCCCGGCGACGAGCCCGACGGCGCCGACGACCGCGTTCAGGTCGCCGCCGCCGACGCGCAGCCACACGCGCACGGTGCAGCCGAGGAACACCAGCGCGGCCACCATGAACACGAAGCCGAGCACGAAGCGCGGCAGGACGGCGACGCCGCCGCGCGGACGGAACTGTCCGGACGCGACGGCGGCGCCGGCCGCGCCGAGCACGAGCGCGGGGAGCTCGGGCCGGAGGTAGGCGAGGGCGCCCATCCCGGCGGCGGACCCGCCGAACGCGCCGGTGATGTCGCGCAGGAAGCAGGCGACGCAGACGCCCATGTTCCCGGGGTTCCCGGCGTACACGAGCAGCGATGCGACGACCCCGAAGAAGAGGCCGGCGAGGAGGAGCTTCCACAGGGCGGAAGAGGGGGACTGCGCTTGCATGCGTGCTGCTCCGTGCGCCGGGGAATCTCGGCACGGCCGAGGAGGGTGGCGGCGGCGGCTTGGTCTACGAGGCGAACTCGCCTCGGGCCCTCACGGGCGGGCGAGCTGGAGCGGCGCGCGGCTCACGATCGGCAGCACGGGCGCACCATACCCCGAGCCACGGACGGGGCGCGGCGGAAAGGCGTGCGGCACGCGGTCGCGCCGCGCGCTTCCACGGCAGCTGCGCCGCCCACCGACCGCTCGGCGGATGGAGGTGCGCTCGACCCGCTGCCGCTCAAGCGCGCGGTTCGAGAACGCCCCGTCGAATCCGCGCGCTGCGGGGATCCGCTCCTTAGGTCCGACTGGCTTGGCGCGTCCAGGCAGGTCTTCGAGATGCCGCGCTCGTCGCAGCCCTTCCTCATCCGCGTGACCCACTGGGCGCACGCCGTCCTGTTCGCGGTGATGGCCGGGAGCGGGCTCCAGATCCTCGCCGCGTTCCCGCTGCTCGGCCCGCGCGGCGAGCCCTACGCCTGGTACCCGCTGCAGGGCGTCGGCCCGCCCGCCGTGCTGACGGTAGGGAAGTGGCTCGCGGGAGCGCGGCACTGGCACTTCGCGTTCGCCTAGATCTTCACCGCGAACGCCCTCGTCTACCTCGCCTACTTCATCGCGAGCGGCGCATGGCGCGAGCGGCTCTTCTCCCCGCGGCGCGACGCGCGGAACGCGTGGGAGACCGTGCTCCACGACCTGCGCCTCCGGCGTGCCGCGCCGTCGCCGGTGGGGCTCTACAACGGGATGCAGCGCCTCGTGTACACCGGCGTGCTCGCGATCGCGCCCCTCCTCGTCGCGTCGGGGCTCGCGATCTACAAGCCTGTCCAGCTGCCACGCCTCACGGCGCTCCTGGGCGGATACGACGCGGCACGCGCGATTCACCTGGGCGTGCTGGTGGCGCTCGCCGCGTTCCTCGTCGTCCACGTCGTGCAGGCGGTGCTCCACCCGCGGACGCTCGTCGACATGACGGCGGGCGGACGGAGGGCCGAGGCGTGACCGGTACGCGGCGAGCGTTCCTCCGGGCCGGCCTGCGCACGGGGGCGCTCGTCGCGCTCGGGGGCGTCGCGTGCGACTCCGACCACCCGCGGGCGGGCTTCCTGGGCCTCATGGAGCGGGTGAACGAGCGCTTGCAGCGGGCGCTCTTCGACCCGGGCCGGCTCGCGCCGGAGCTCGCCGAGAGTGACGAGAGCGCGCCCGGCGACTTCCCGCAGTACAAGATCGGGAGCGACTACCCCGCCGCGCCGGAGGGCTGGGCGCTGCGGGTCGGAGGCCTCGTCGCGCGCCCGGTCGTCCTGTCCGCGGACGCGCTCCAGCGGCTGCAGCGGACGCGCACGCGCGTCCGGCACCACTGCGTCGAGGGCTGGTCCGCCGTCGCGTCCTGGGACGGCGTGCGCGTCTCGGAGCTCGCGCGGCTCGTCGCGCCCGACCGGCGTGTCCGGTACGTCGAGTTCCGCTCGTTCGAGGCCGGATACTACTCGTCGTGGGACCTCGAGAGCGCCCTTCACCCTCAGACGATCCTCGCCTACGGCATGAACGGCCAGCCGCTCGCACGCGAGTACGGCGCGCCGCTGCGGCTCTACTCCGCGGTGAAGCTCGGCTACAAGATGGTGAAGTGGGTGACCGACGTCTCCTTCCTGCCGGTTCGGACCGGCGGCTACTGGGAGGACCGCGGGTACGAGTGGTTCGCGGGCGTGTGACGGTGCCCGGGCGAAGGGGGCGGACATGGCGGGTCATGAGGAGCGCGGGACGAACGGGCGGGAGGCGCTCGCGCGGGCGCTGCGGTGGGTCGTGGCAGCCATGGCGTGCATGGCGGCGGTCAGCGCGCTCGCGGCGGAGGGCGAGCAGCACGTGCGCGGCGTGGTGAGCGAGGTGGCCGGCGACTCGGTCACGGTGAAGCTGCAGGATGGACGGCCGCAGCCGCTGAAGCTCGGGCCGAAGTCGCGCGTGAGCACCGCGACGCGGGCCGATCTCGGCGCGATCGCGAAGGGCGCGTACGTCGGCACGACGGCGGTCCAGGCGAAGGACGGCACGCTGCGCGCCGTCGAGGTCCACGTCTTCCCCGAGGCGGCGCGGGGCACGGGCGAGGGGCATCGCCCCTGGGACCTGAAGCCGGGCAGCTCGATGACGAACGCGACGGTGGCCGGCGCCGAGGATGCGAAGGGCGCTCGGAGCACGATGACGAACGCGAACGTCTCGGACGTCTCCGGCGGGTCCGGCGGGAAGCGGCTCGAGCTCACGTACGCGGGCGGCAAGCAGACGGTGATCGTTCCCCCGGGGACGCCAGTCGTGCGCATCGAGCCGGCGGACCGCGCCGCCATCGCGACCGGCGCGCACGTGTTCGCGGCGGGGGCGCCCCAGCCGGACGGGACGGTGCTCGTCGATCGGATGTTCGTCGGGAAGGACGGCGCGGTTCCGCCGATGTGATCCCCGACCGCGCTTCGCGGTCCGGGGGGCGTGGCGCTCGGCTCGGAGCGCGCCGCCACCCGGCGGGTCAGGCGCGCCCGTACACGGGAACGACCGCGCCGCTCACGTCGCGGGCCGCGTCGGAGAGCAGGAACTCGATGACGGCTGAGAGCGACTCGATCGACACCCACCGTGAAGGATCGGCGCCGGGCATGGCGCCGCGGTTCGCGGGGGTGTCGATGGTGCTCGGCAGGACGGCGTTCACGCGGACGCCGGTCTCCAGCACCTCCTGGGCGATCACGCGCGCGAGCGCCACGACCGCGGTCTTCGCGACCGTGTAGCCCGCGGCGCCCGCCCCGGACCACGGCCGCTCCACGTTCCGCGAGCCGACCACCACCACGCTGCCGGAGCGCTGCGCCACGAGGCGCGGCATCAGCGCGCGCAGCGCGCGCTGCGCCGACTCGAGGTTCTCGTCGAGCATGCTCCGCCAGGTCCCCTCGTCGCGGTCCTCGTGGAACGGCTCGCCTCCGCGCCAGCCACCGGCGACCAGCGCAGCGCCCGAGACCGCGCCGAGGCGCGACCCCACGGCGTCGAGCGTCGCGTCCCACGCCGCGGTCGAGTCGGCCTCGAGGGTGAACCCCGCGAACCCGGCGCCGAGGTCCGCCTCGAGCGTTCGCAGGCGCTCCTCGTGCCGGCGGAGCCCCACGCCGGCGACGCGGTAGCCATGCGCGACGAGGTGGCCGGCGAGGGCGGTCCCGAGGGCTCCTGCGGCTCCGGAGATCACGACGACAGGGGTCATGCTGGACTGTGTAATCGCTCGACGCCTTTGCGGCAGCGCTCGGCCCATGGCCCTGGCGGCCGGACCTTCGCCGGCTGCCATACCGGCGAGCCACCGGCTCGCGCGGGTACGCGCACGCGCGACCTTCCGTCGTTACGTCGTCGTCCGGCCGCACGCGCTGCGACCGGAGTGGAGGGTGCATGTTGCCGAGGACCTGCCGCCGTCTCGTCCCGCTGCTCTTGCTCGCGGTGGCTCCCGCGGTCGGCGCGCAGGAGATCCGCGTGACGCTGCTCGGGACGGGGAGGCCCGCGCCGGAGATCGACCGGTTCGGCCCGAGCACGCTCGTGGAGGCCGGAGGGCACCGGCTGCTCTTCGACGCCGGACGCGGCGTGACGCAGCGGTTGTGGCAGCTCCGGATACCCCTTCGAGACGTGGACGCGGTCTTCCTGACGCATCTCCACTCGGATCACGTGGTCGGCCTCCCCGACCTCTGGCTCACCGGCTGGCTGCCGACGCCGTTCGGACGTCGCGCTGCGCCGCTGTCGCTGTGGGGGCCCGCGGGGACGGTCGACATGGTGGCCGCGCTCCGGAGGGCGTATGCGTGGGACCTGCGCGCCCGCAGCGGGCACCAGCAGCTCCCGGAAGCGGGGACCACGATCCGTGCGCGCGACGTCAAGCAGGGCGTCGTGTACGAACGCGACGGCGTGAAGGTCACCGCGTTCCTCGTCGACCACGGACCGCACCTCCGTCCCGCGCTCGGGTACCGCGTCGATCACGCCGGGCGGTCCGTCGCCATCTCGGGGGACACGCGCCCGTGCGAGAATCTCGTCCGGTTCGCGGCGGGCACCGACGTGCTCGTCCACGAGGTGGCTGCCGCGCGAAAGGAGCTCGTGGAGCGTTCCGCCGTGGTGCGCAGCATCCTCGAGGTCCACACCTCGCCTGAGGACGCGGGCCGGGTCTTCACGCGCGTGAAGCCCAGGCTCGCGGTGTTCACGCACGTCGCGCTGGTCACGACGGACCCGGACGTGCCGGCGCCCTCGGTCGCGGACATCATCGCCCGGACGCGCACGACCTACGCCGGGCCGCTCGTCGTCGGCGAGGACCTCATGACGGTCGTCATCGGCGACGAGGTCGAGGTCCGCCACGCTCCGGAGGCGGGTGCCCGCTGAAGGCGCCGCCGTCGCGCTGACCTGCTGGGCTCACGTTCGCACCGTCGCGAAACTCTGCACCGTGTTGTGTTCCTCCGCAGTGCGGGGCGCGAGGCCGATCGGCTCGAAATCTCAGAGCATTCCGGGCGGGCGCGGCGCGGCGCCGCTGTCCCTCTCAGCAGTTCGCCGTGCGCGTCGCGGCGCACGCCGAGGCGCTCGCCGCGGCCGCTCGCGACCCAACCGCCCGCGTCCGCACGGGGTTCCCGGGATCGGGGTGCGGCCCGCGTGCGCTGGCCCGCGGCTTGCCATCGAGAACGGTCGAAGGGCGAAGGACCGCAGCGACGAAGCCCAACGCAGGAGCTGACAAGGAGCACGCCATGATGTTCGCACTCGTGCTGGCCCTCATCGGATTCGCCATCATCCCGGCCCTGAACCTCTCCGCCTCGCACTGACTCCCGTCGGCGGCAGCGCACGCGTACGGAGCGAGGAGCCCATGGCCTACGATCTACTTTCCGTGTACCCGGCGAAGCTCCTGGAGTACGGCCTCGGGATCGGCTACCTGCTGCTCTTCATCCCCTTCTGGAGGTACGTGCAGGGCGGCCGGCGCGAGGCGCGCGAGGTGATGCGGGTCGCGGTGCCGGTGCGCGAGGCGGTGTCCGCCGCCCTCCGTGCGGCGCGTCCCGCGGGCGCGACCGCCATCGCCCGGCCGGCCTCGGCCGGCTGGTTCCACGTCCCGGCCGACGTGCACCTGCACCCCGGCCACACCTGGGCGCGGCTGGGCGGCGACGGGCTCGTCTCCGTGGGCATCGACGACTTCGCCCACAAGCTGGTGGGGCCGGCGACGGTGGAGCTGCCCGCGGTCGGGGCGCGGGTGGCGCAGGGCGAGCCCGCCATCGAGCTGCGCGAAGAGGACCGCGGGGTCGCGATGCTCTCGCCGGTGGACGGCACCGTGGTCGCGGTGAACCCGCGCGTCCGCGCCCACGGCGCGCTCGAGGACCCCTACGGCGCGGGCTGGCTGTTCAAGGTGAAGGCGCCGCGGCTGGTGGCGAACTTCCGGCAGCTCCAGGCCGAGGCGCCGGCGCAGCGGATGCTCGACGTGGCCGGGGACACGCTGGCGCTCCGCCTCGCGCCCGAGCTCGGGCAGGTCCTGCAGGACGGCGGCACGCCGGTCCACGGCATCGCCCGCGCGCTGGCCGGGGAGGGCTGGGACGAGCTGGCGCGGGAGTACTTCCTGACCTGAGCCGCCGCGGACGCACGCGAGGGGCCGGCGAGCGCCGGCCCTTCGCCGTCGGACGCGGTCCTCATCGCCGGCGGCGGCCGGCGACCCGGCGCGCGGGCGCCTCGGGCACCTTCGCGGCGCGGCCGGTCCACTGCTCCATGCTGCCGGCGGCGCCGAGCGCGCTGGACAGGGCGTCGGCCAGGCCGGTGGGGAGCACGCCGTTCAGGAAGGGGACGAGCTTCACGAGCCACGGGGTGCGGACGAACACCCGGTCCCGCTCGACGCCCTCGACGATCTCGTCCGCGAGCTGCGCCGGCGTGAGCATCGACGTGAGCAGCGGCGGCCGGGCTCCTTCGAAGAGGCCGGTCGAGACGTACAGCGGGCAGACGGTCGTCACGTGCACGTGGCGGTGCCCCTGCCGCGCGAGCTCCAGCCGGATCGACTCGGAGAACCCGACCACGGCCCACTTGCTCGAGGCGTAGGTGGTCGCGAACGGCACCGCGGTGAGCCCCGCCGCGCTCGCCACGTTGACGAGGTGCGCCTCCGGCCGGCCGACGAGGTCGGCGAGGAACGCGTGCGTCACCGACACCAGGCCGAGCACGTTCACGGAGAACGTGTCGAGGTGCTTCTGGAGCGGGACATCCACGAACGCGCCGCCGAAGACCACCCCGGCGTTGTTGACCAGCACGTCGATCGGCCCGCCGCGGGAGTGGATCGCGTCCCGCGCCTGCAGGATCGAGGGGCCCTTCGTGACGTCGAGGACGTGGTGCTGCGCGTTTGCCCCGGCCCGGCGGATTCCGTCGGCGGTCGCGGCCAGGGGCGCCTCGTCGCGGTCGGTCAGGATCAGCGCCGCGCCCCGGGCGCCGAGCCGCTCGGCGAGGGCCCGGCCGATTCCGGCCGCGGCCCCGGTGATGAGGACGCGCTTTCCGTTCCAGGCCTTCATGGCGACCTCCGGTCGTTTGCGTCGACGTTGCTCCTCGCGCGAAACGGTGAGGCTGCGCCCGTTGGTCGCAGACCAGGGAGAGACGCACCGTGGACGAGCACCGCCGCGCCCTCTGCAGCCGATCGTCCTGCCCGGCTGTCACACCATCCCGAGGGGACCGCTTCGAACTGGCCCCGCCCGGTGCCGGCGAAGGCCTCCCGGGCCTGGCGCATCATGGGGGCCAGCGGGGATGCCAATGAAGAACGTCGTCAGCATCAGCCTCGGCGCGAGCGCCGGTGACTACGACTACACCACGCGGTTCATGGGGCAGTCGTTCCGCGTCCGCCGCTTCGGGGTCGACCACGACCTCCGCAAGGCGCTCGACCTGCTCGCGCGCTGGCAGGGCGAGTGCGACGCGATCGGGCTCGGCCTCGTGGCCGACCACCTGCTGGTCGGGACGCGCCGCTGGGAGGATCCGACCACCGCCGAGCTCGAGGCGGCGGTGTGCGAGGTGCCGGTCACCACCGGCGCCCGCCTCCGCGGCTTCCTCGACGAGTGGGCCATCCGGCACATCCAGGCGCACGAGCAGCGCTGCTTCACGAACGCACGGGTGATCTTCCTCTCCGGCCTCGCGAACTACGCCATCGCGCAGGCCGTGTCCGAGTACACGCACAACCTGGGCTTCGCCGACCCGCTGCTCCAGCTCGGGCTGCCGGCGATCCTGGGCTCGGTCGCGCAGCTCGAGGCATACGCGGCGCTCACGGCGCCCGTGCAGCGTCCGCTCCAGGCGGTGTGGGGCAAGGCCCCGCTCGCGCTCCGCGACGCCTGGACGCGGCTGATCCTCGGGAAGGCGGCCCGCGAGGCGAGCGTCCTGGTGGGTCCGCACGACGACCTCGCCGCGCTCGGGCGCGAGGCGCTGGACCGCAAGATCGTCCTCACCTCGGCGGTGACGGACGAGGAGGTCGAGCGGCTCGGCGACCAGGGGGTGGACGTCGTCATCGACCGCACGCCGAAGCTGCTCGGGCGCGTCGTGGGCCTCAACGTGATCGAGGCCATGATCATCGCCGCGCTGGGCAGGCAGCACCGCGACGACGTCCTCCACGACGAGTACCTCGACATCTTCGGCGAGATGAAGCTCGCGCCGCGCATCCTGTTCCCCTCGGGCAAGCCCAGGCGCGTGAACCGGTTCGCCTTCGTCATCCACCCGCTGTCGCGCGAGTACCTGAAGGCGTCGAAGCCCGTCGAGCTGGCGTCGCGCATCGCCCCGTCGGTCGTGCTGCCGGTCGTCGAGAAGCTCATCGCGTACTCGCCGCCGTTCGTGTACTCGCGGGTCACCGGCATCCGGTCGCCGACCGGCACCGAGGCGGAGGGCTGGCTCATCACCGTGGGCGGCACGCCCAAGGAGCTCCTGGCGCACAGCCCGGAGTTCACGTACCGGCGGCTGCTCGCCGCCGCCAAGATCGCCGAGGGGCTCGGCGCCCAGATCATGGGCCTCGGCGCGTTCACCAAGGTGGTGGGCGACGCGGGCGTGACGGTCGCGAAGCGCGCCGGCATCCCCATCACCACCGGGAACAGCTACAGCGCGTCCGCGGCGCTCTGGGCCGCCGCGGACGCGGTGAAGCGCCTCGGGCTCCTCTCCCGGAGCGAGGACGGCAAGGTCGCCGGCAAGGCGATGGTGGTGGGGGCGACGGGCGCGATCGGCGCCGCGTGCGCGCGCCTGCTCGCGATGTCCTTCGACGACGTCTTCCTCGTGTCGCCGGAGATCGGGAAGCTGCTCACGTTGCGGGAGACGATCCTCGCGGACACGCCCGACGCGGTCCTGCACCTGTCGAGCAAGGCGGACGAGAACCTGCGCGACATGGACCTCGTGGTCACGGCCACCTCCGGCGCCGGCAAGAAGATCCTCGACATCATGAAGGTGAAGCCCGGCTGCGTGATCACCGACGTGGCGCGCCCGCTCGACCTGCCGCCGTCCGAGGTGGCGAAGCGGCCCGACGTGCTCGTCATCGAGTCGGGCGAGATCCAGCTGCCCGGCGGCGCGCGCATGCGCGACATCGGCCTCCCGGACGGCGTCGTGTACGCCTGCCTGGCCGAGACGATCGTCCTCGCGCTGGAGGGCCGGTTCGAGAGCTACACCGTCGGTCGGAACATCGAATGGGAGAAGGTGAAGGAGATCTACAAGCTCGGGCTCAAGCACGGCATGCGGCTGGCGGCCATCTCCGGGGTGAACGGGCCGTTCACCGACGAGGACATCGGCCGCGTTCGCGCGCTCGCGCTCGCGGCGCGGACGCGCTGGCCGGGCGGGGCGCCGTCGCGCGCGGCCGTGCGCGAGCCTGCGCGGCCGGCCGCGGAGCGCCCGGAGCAGCACGCGGGGGCCTGAGCCACCTTCCCCAGCCGGACGCGCGACCGGGAAGGGTCACCGGTCCGCGTGCACGACGTAGAAGCAGTTCTGGATGTCGTGCGGCAGCGTGTGAACCGAGACCTCGCCGAACCCAGCCTCGGCGAGCATCGCCCGCGCGCGCTCCTCGCCCCACATCGTCCCGAGCCCGGCCCCGCCCTGCGCGAGCGAGACGGTCATGCAGTGCATGACGGACACCGCGTACAGGAAGGGTGCGAGCGGATGTTCGACGTTCCGTTCGAGGGCGCTCGACGCGCGGATGTCCTGCATCAGGAAGATGCCGTCCGGCGCGAGGCGCTGGCGGATGCCGCGGAGCACGGCGGCCGGATCCGCCTGGTCGTGGATCGCGTCGAACGCGGTGATGAGGTCGTACCGCGCCTCGCCGACCGGACCGGCGGCGTCCCGCACGTCGAACTCGACGTTCGTGAGCCGGTGCTCGGCGGCGACGTTGCGCGCCGCGCGTATCGCCTCCTCGGAGAAGTCGTGCCCCGTGAACCGGCTTCGCGGGTAGGCGCGCGCGAGCGCGGTCAGCGCGCGCCCCGAGCCGCAGCCAACGTCGAGCACGGAGATCCCGTCCAGCAGGTCGTGCTCGAGCCCCGGCACGAGGGCGACGATCGCGTCGAGCGCCCCCACCACGCTCTGGCCACTGTCCTCCGCCATCACCTCGTGGAAGCGGTGGAACGCGGAGTACGGGACGCCGCTCCCGCTGCGGAAGCACTCGACGATCCGGTCCTCGACCGCCCCGAGCAGCGCGACGTACTGCGCGTAGACCGCGAAGTTGTTGGGCGTCGCGGCGCGCGTGAGGAGCGAGGCGTGGTGCGCGGGCAGGCGGTACTGGCCGCCGCGCGGGTCGTACTCGACGACCCTCGAGGTCGTCATCGCGCCGAGCCACTCACGCACGTAGCGCTCGTCGAGGCCCGCCTCGTGCGCGAGCTCCGCTGCCGTCGCGGGCGGCAGGCGCGCCATCGCGTCGAAGAGGCCCGTGCGGTGGCCGACCGAGATCATGAGCGCAGCCCCGGCCTCGTCGAGCATGCCGACCAGCCGGTTCCCGAACGCATCCACCGCGTCGGCGTTCGGAGCCGCTCGCGCGGGTTCCATCGCATGCGGGTGTTCCATGGTTCGCCCCCCTCGAAAACCAGGCTCTAGGCGCGGCGTGAGGCCGCGGCCACAACCTCTTGGATCCGCCGGATCTCACAGAGATATGCCCGGTGAGGCACGGACCCGCTGATCGGATCGATCGCGGCGTTCCCGATCAGGAGGTTGAAGTTCGCGCCGTCAGGGCCGAACGGATCGTAGCCGGGTGCTCCAACCTCCGGGCACGGCTGCCACCACCCGTGCTGCCCGGAGACCACGTCCGGCTGCAACGTGTCGTTCAGCCGCGCCCGCGCGCGCACGCTGCCGTCGGGCGTCTCGATGCGGACCCAGTCGCCCGTCGCGATGCCGCGTTCCGCCGCAGCCGCGGGGTGCAGCTCGACCTCGGGGTCCATCGCCTTCCGCCGCAGGCTGGGGAGCGCGCGGTGCTGGGTCTCGCAGAAGAGGGTGTGCTTCGTGCACGTGAGGACGAGCGGATAGCGCTCCGCGAGGTCGGGGCGGGAGACCGGACCGACGAGTGGCTCCTGGTACTCGGGCAGCGGCGGGTGGCCGTGGGCGAGCAGCGTCTCGGAGTACAGCTCGATCTTGCGCGTGGGCGTGTCGAAGCCTCGCGGGATCCCGCCGGCCTCCTCCGCGAACTTGCGGTAGCGCGTCTCGAGCGCGACGCGCGCACCCGCGGGGTGCTCGCGCAGCCACTCGAGCGAGAGCCCCGAGGGCCCGAGCTGGTGGCGATAGGCGGCGTCGACGTCCCCGTTCCAGAAGTGCTCCCCGAGCCCGAGCGCGACGGCGAGGCCGAAGACGAGCTCGGTGTCGGAGCGCGCCTCGCCAGGGGGCGCGGCCACGGGCCGCCGCAGCTGCACGAGCGACTGCGCCTCGGGGCTCACCTCGAAGCCGAGCTTGAGCGCCTCGCGCTCGAAGCCGCTCGCCACCGGCAGGACCAGGTCGGCGAGCTCCGCGGTGGGGTTCATGAAGAGGTCCGCGTGGACGTAGAAGTCGAGCGCGCGGAGCGCCTCGCGCCCGCGCGGGA encodes:
- a CDS encoding SDR family NAD(P)-dependent oxidoreductase, which codes for MKAWNGKRVLITGAAAGIGRALAERLGARGAALILTDRDEAPLAATADGIRRAGANAQHHVLDVTKGPSILQARDAIHSRGGPIDVLVNNAGVVFGGAFVDVPLQKHLDTFSVNVLGLVSVTHAFLADLVGRPEAHLVNVASAAGLTAVPFATTYASSKWAVVGFSESIRLELARQGHRHVHVTTVCPLYVSTGLFEGARPPLLTSMLTPAQLADEIVEGVERDRVFVRTPWLVKLVPFLNGVLPTGLADALSSALGAAGSMEQWTGRAAKVPEAPARRVAGRRRR
- a CDS encoding dehydrogenase; translation: MKNVVSISLGASAGDYDYTTRFMGQSFRVRRFGVDHDLRKALDLLARWQGECDAIGLGLVADHLLVGTRRWEDPTTAELEAAVCEVPVTTGARLRGFLDEWAIRHIQAHEQRCFTNARVIFLSGLANYAIAQAVSEYTHNLGFADPLLQLGLPAILGSVAQLEAYAALTAPVQRPLQAVWGKAPLALRDAWTRLILGKAAREASVLVGPHDDLAALGREALDRKIVLTSAVTDEEVERLGDQGVDVVIDRTPKLLGRVVGLNVIEAMIIAALGRQHRDDVLHDEYLDIFGEMKLAPRILFPSGKPRRVNRFAFVIHPLSREYLKASKPVELASRIAPSVVLPVVEKLIAYSPPFVYSRVTGIRSPTGTEAEGWLITVGGTPKELLAHSPEFTYRRLLAAAKIAEGLGAQIMGLGAFTKVVGDAGVTVAKRAGIPITTGNSYSASAALWAAADAVKRLGLLSRSEDGKVAGKAMVVGATGAIGAACARLLAMSFDDVFLVSPEIGKLLTLRETILADTPDAVLHLSSKADENLRDMDLVVTATSGAGKKILDIMKVKPGCVITDVARPLDLPPSEVAKRPDVLVIESGEIQLPGGARMRDIGLPDGVVYACLAETIVLALEGRFESYTVGRNIEWEKVKEIYKLGLKHGMRLAAISGVNGPFTDEDIGRVRALALAARTRWPGGAPSRAAVREPARPAAERPEQHAGA
- a CDS encoding class I SAM-dependent methyltransferase; amino-acid sequence: MEPARAAPNADAVDAFGNRLVGMLDEAGAALMISVGHRTGLFDAMARLPPATAAELAHEAGLDERYVREWLGAMTTSRVVEYDPRGGQYRLPAHHASLLTRAATPNNFAVYAQYVALLGAVEDRIVECFRSGSGVPYSAFHRFHEVMAEDSGQSVVGALDAIVALVPGLEHDLLDGISVLDVGCGSGRALTALARAYPRSRFTGHDFSEEAIRAARNVAAEHRLTNVEFDVRDAAGPVGEARYDLITAFDAIHDQADPAAVLRGIRQRLAPDGIFLMQDIRASSALERNVEHPLAPFLYAVSVMHCMTVSLAQGGAGLGTMWGEERARAMLAEAGFGEVSVHTLPHDIQNCFYVVHADR